From the Palaemon carinicauda isolate YSFRI2023 chromosome 4, ASM3689809v2, whole genome shotgun sequence genome, the window ggggcagttaagggagtagtaaacaatagagggttgggcatgaatgtaaagagagttctatatgagaaagggattgtaccaactgtgatgtatggatcggagtggtggggaatgaaagagacagaaattgaatgtgtttgagatgaagtgtctaaggagtatggctggtgtatctcgagtagatagggttaggaacgaagtagtgagggtgagaacgggtgtaagaaatgagttagtagctagagtggatatgaatgtgttggggtggtttggccatgttgagagaatggaaaatggctgtctgctaaaggtgatgaatgcaagagttgatgggagaagtacaagaggaaggccaaggtttgggtggatggatggagtgaaggaagctctgggtgataggaggatagatgtgagagaggcaagagagcgtgctagaaataggaatgaatgacgagtgattgtgacgcagttccggtaggccctgctgcttcctccggtgccttggttgaccgcggaggtagcagcagtaggggatttagcgttatgaagcttcatctggagtggataacaggggagggtgggctgtggcaccctagcagtaccagccaaactcggttgagtcccttgtcaggctgggaagaacgtagagaagagaggtccccttttttgtttcatttgtttgatgtcggctaccccccaaaattggggaaaatgccttggtatatgtatgtggtCTCTACAAATCCAAAACTTTCCTTTCGGCAGCATTCTTTTACCAATACACTTAAGGTGCACCAACTGAAGACAACAGTCACAGACCACAGAATCCATCATGCTCAAATCCTGACTACAGAACTCACATGTCCACCGTGCTGACAATCTCGAGGCTCCATAAACATGCTCCACAGCTTTCCAAGCATCTGAATCAAAATATCGGCGGATTTTATGGATTGAAACATTTTCATCCAGACATGTTGTTGGAATTGAAGAAGGATTTTATTCTACCGCATTTTTCAGAGAGAACCTCTCCACACATGGCACGGATGGCATCTTTATCACTTACAAAGTAGCCAAGTACTTGTAGATCCTTGTCATTAGATGATTTTTTGATGAATGGAGTTGGCTTATCAAGTCTTGACTCTTTCTTTGGAAGTCCCAGAACATTATTGTTTGACCCTTTGGGTCTACCCCTTTTCTTGGCTTTTGGAGGCAAAGTGACATTGTTTAATTTAGGATTAGCAGGTTCTGGAACTGCACTGTTCTCAGTAAAAGTTGGTAATTCTGTACCTATAGGTTTTAAGTCAGAATTCTGTATATCTGGCAAATCATCCTGTTTTGTGCATTCAGTGATGCTGAAATTATGGTCAATTGGCAAATCATCCTGTTTTGTGCATTCAGTGATGCTGAAATTATGGTCAATTGGCAAATCATCCTGTTTTGTGCATTCAGTGATGCTGAAATTATGGTCAATTGGCATGTCAATCACTGGTAGATCCTGCTCAATAACTTCAACAACTGCAGCTTGTTTTCCTACTTCCCACATCTTTGCTAAATCCTCTAGTGCACACAATCTTTGCTAATAGTCTTGGCTATACTCAGAAGCTAGGGAGGGTAGTTTCTGCCCAAGTAGAAGACCCTTCTTATATCTATCATTCACAGTCTGGTGACATCTTTTGCGAGTGAAACTGATGCTTGGAGGTTCAGGAATACTGTCAGCTATGGGCTGGAATATCCGGTGACCTGTTTTGCAGTTCATAGTCCAACATTTAGCAACTAGTTCAGTGGCAAAAAGTTCAACTGACTGACTGGATCTGAGTGCAAATATGTGACGACATGGCAGGGACATAGATAAGTGGAATGGTCACTGGCAGGATGTGAATGTAATACTCATGACTCCCTCGGATGATTCAGCAGTAAAGATTCCAGCATCATCTTGGATGGTTACATGCTGTGTGAGTTCTAACTGCTTATCCACATACTTGAAGGCATATGGTGTTAGGTATTGCTGGTACTGCAGGGCTGGTGCTCTTCTCTGTTGGCTATTGCAGGGCACTTTGTAAAACAGCTTAAACACTTTCTTATCACACTCTATTCTCATCATCTTTAGGTAAGACAAGAAAACAGACAAGAACTCAAGCAGTGAATGATGGCTTGACGTCATAGACTTCAACTTCTGAAACTGAGACTCTAGTCTATTATTAGTCCTCTCACCTAGAGACATCTGTTGGTGTTTGAGCCCCTCTACCCATTGCTTTCTTATTTGATGCCAGTTAGAATCATAGTAACGAAGTACATTATGCAATTGTGTGGCTCTAAGTTCTTCATTATGAACATTTTATTCTTCAGATCTTGAATATGCCAACTTCTGAATGATCTCCCAAGATAGTGGTTTTCTGACCACCAGTAATACCCATTTTCTCAGTTGTAATTTCCCGCTTGAATGTTCTAAGAACATGATAAAGGCATATTTGAAGGTTAGCATTTGGAATTTCTTCAGTGAAAACAGTTCTTTCGACCATATCTTTGTCTGTGAGAATAACTCTGATGTCAATCCATTTGGGATTTTTGGTCTTGAAGAGCTGAATCATCTGGTGGGCCATATGTTCCTCTTCACTAATAACTATGAAGGATGCTATAATTTCTGCTTCACCAATGCCATCAACAGTAGTCATGAGATAGAATGGCATCCTGAGTTCATTTATCTTGTGAGTAGCATCAGCAAGTATGAGCTCAGGAAACTGGCTGAAGGTGTGCTGCATGGATGCATCTAAGATAAATATGCCAGCCAGTGAGTTGTTCTTGTCTATTAGGTATTCTGTAGAAAGCCCTGGCTGGGATTTCAAGTAATCAGCAATCTGCTGTAATTCGCTCACTTCTGTGGAAGGTTTGGGCTTAGCAGCTGTGCCAATGTTGTGAATGTCCTTCATGAACAACGTTTTACCTGTGGCCTCAGAGAATTGTTGGCATACCATCTTCCGGTTGGCCCGAACTTTTAACTTTTCAGCTGCTCTGTCTTTATCAGAATGGTCTAGACGTCTCTGTGCTGGCAATAGATTGTAGAGTTGCTTGGATATCTCATGGTTGTGTTCACTAACATACTTTGTGATAACTAACCTCCGTCCATCGTCACTATATCTTAGTTTCAGTTGGAATGGGCAGTCAGCCCTGAATGTAGATTGATGTGGTCGTTGGCCTTCAGATTTACTAGTGTGCTTTCTACCACCATGTACACATGAATACCGAAGCTCATAGAACTTTATATCTGTATTGAAATGGCGATTCGGCTTTCTCTTGCAAGCTGTAGCAATTGTTCTGCTGTCTCTTTTCCACAACTGTGTATAGTTAGTAGATTGAAAACTTTTCAGTTTTTCCTCTAGTTCAGTATATGAACTAAAAGTATCTCCAACACTGAAATCCATAGGTGCTGCTATACTGAAGTTTTTAAAGAAACTGAAATTCTGGATTGTAAATGTACAGAATATACTAGTTGAATGTGATGAATTCTTGCTAAGAAATACTTAACAGCTACTTTTGAAATATAATTGTAAGAGGAATTCTTGCCAAGTGCTATTTTGAAAACATTGCTTTTTAGATAAGAGCCTTTTCAAGTTTGTAAGATAGAACTGTTCAACAACTAATTTTCGTTTTTTATACATTTGCTCAACAACTGCTTTTCAATGTATTTGCTATCAACTTGTTAGATAATTTCTTGCTTAGTACTTTTTTATACATTTACCAACAACATTGTCAGgaacctataaaacaataaaatatt encodes:
- the LOC137639762 gene encoding uncharacterized protein; protein product: MDFSVGDTFSSYTELEEKLKSFQSTNYTQLWKRDSRTIATACKRKPNRHFNTDIKFYELRYSCVHGGRKHTSKSEGQRPHQSTFRADCPFQLKLRYSDDGRRLVITKYVSEHNHEISKQLYNLLPAQRRLDHSDKDRAAEKLKVRANRKMVCQQFSEATGKTLFMKDIHNIGTAAKPKPSTEVSELQQIADYLKSQPGLSTEYLIDKNNSLAGIFILDASMQHTFSQFPELILADATHKINELRMPFYLMTTVDGIGEAEIIASFIVISEEEHMAHQMIQLFKTKNPKWIDIRVILTDKDMVERTVFTEEIPNANLQICLYHVLRTFKREITTEKMGITGGQKTTILGDHSEVGIFKI